The proteins below come from a single Elusimicrobiaceae bacterium genomic window:
- a CDS encoding PLDc N-terminal domain-containing protein — translation MNFFSLTLAGFFLLCLQITVTFHILMHKEDVPSAIGWIGLVWLAPVVGSVAYIILGINRIRRKALRLQNRGKNPFTASGKTPQDLEKEIPPSVWQLLHLGYKTHPQHLSLGNLVLPLLNGDEAYLRMCQVISQAKKEVMIASYIFNNDKAGQMFVSALQKAAQNGAKMRILVDGVGLNYSRPNIYKALKHIKGLEFAAFLPSKSPVNLPFVNLRNHRKIMVIDGEIAFFGGMNISEGNLLNQNPQEPIQDITFEIQGPVISQISNIFEEDWAFSTQQSLLNKNTRPPQQSPCKGATPMRLIPDGPDGDFGKVERMCLGALACAQKKVSIVTPYFLPENNILSALETASLRGVEVEIILPEKSNILGMDWAMQANFLRLLEKGVKIYRSAPPFDHSKLFLIDEVWLFSGSANWDVRSFKLNFESNMECFDPMLAKQVQHIVEAKKKKARLLSKTHYIQLTWWKQLRNNAFRLLTPYY, via the coding sequence ATGAACTTTTTTTCTTTAACACTGGCCGGTTTCTTTTTACTGTGTCTGCAAATTACAGTCACCTTTCATATTCTCATGCACAAAGAAGACGTGCCCAGTGCCATCGGTTGGATAGGGTTAGTCTGGTTGGCTCCTGTTGTAGGAAGTGTGGCTTATATTATATTGGGAATTAACCGAATCCGCCGCAAAGCCTTGCGCCTGCAAAATCGCGGAAAAAATCCTTTTACCGCCAGCGGCAAAACTCCACAAGATTTGGAGAAAGAAATTCCCCCCTCCGTATGGCAATTATTGCATCTGGGCTACAAAACCCACCCTCAACATTTATCTTTAGGTAATTTAGTCCTTCCACTGCTCAACGGGGACGAAGCCTATCTGCGTATGTGTCAGGTCATCTCTCAGGCAAAAAAAGAAGTTATGATTGCCAGTTATATTTTTAACAATGACAAAGCCGGGCAAATGTTCGTTTCGGCTTTGCAGAAGGCCGCTCAAAATGGAGCAAAAATGCGTATTTTGGTAGATGGAGTAGGGCTTAATTATAGCCGTCCTAATATATACAAAGCACTTAAACATATCAAAGGCTTGGAGTTTGCTGCTTTTTTACCCAGCAAAAGTCCTGTTAATTTGCCTTTTGTAAATTTAAGAAACCATCGAAAAATAATGGTAATAGACGGAGAAATTGCTTTTTTTGGCGGCATGAATATTTCAGAAGGGAATTTGTTAAACCAAAATCCTCAAGAGCCCATACAGGATATTACTTTTGAAATACAAGGGCCGGTCATCTCTCAAATTTCTAATATTTTTGAAGAAGATTGGGCTTTTAGCACTCAGCAATCTTTGTTAAATAAAAACACACGCCCTCCCCAGCAATCTCCTTGCAAAGGGGCAACCCCTATGCGCCTAATTCCGGACGGACCTGACGGTGATTTTGGAAAAGTGGAAAGAATGTGCTTGGGTGCTTTGGCTTGTGCGCAAAAAAAAGTAAGCATCGTGACTCCTTATTTTTTACCGGAGAATAATATTCTATCCGCATTGGAAACCGCCTCTTTACGCGGAGTAGAAGTAGAAATTATTCTGCCGGAAAAAAGCAACATTTTGGGTATGGACTGGGCAATGCAAGCCAATTTTTTAAGGTTGCTTGAGAAAGGAGTTAAAATTTATCGTTCCGCACCGCCTTTTGACCATAGCAAATTGTTTTTAATTGATGAAGTGTGGCTTTTTAGCGGCTCGGCCAATTGGGACGTGCGCAGTTTTAAACTAAATTTTGAAAGTAATATGGAATGTTTTGACCCGATGCTGGCAAAACAGGTACAACATATCGTAGAAGCAAAAAAGAAAAAAGCCCGCCTGCTCTCTAAAACACACTATATTCAACTTACTTGGTGGAAACAACTGCGCAACAATGCTTTTCGTTTATTAACACCATACTATTAG